The following coding sequences lie in one Kribbella sp. NBC_00709 genomic window:
- a CDS encoding glycoside hydrolase family 2 TIM barrel-domain containing protein, whose amino-acid sequence MRYFEDLTPSTGAREPRAWLHSSRPRLSLNGRWQFKLWDSPPDGMPNPAPDWGELEVPGHWVLQGHDRPRYTNTAFPFPIDPPRTPDANPTGDHHLWFDVPDDWPVNGAVLRFEGVDSCFKVWVNGVELGTAKGSRLPSEFSLGELLRPGRNSLAVRVHQWSSGSYLEDQDMWWLPGIFRDVTLLARPLIDDVFVHAAYDHLTGAGTLQVDTVPDAVVGVPELGIVAEAGIPITIPAVEPWSAEVSRLYDATVGVPGETVALRIGFRTVEMVDGLFTANGRPLFFRGVNRHEHDERRGRAMTVEAMRQDVVLMKQHNINAVRTAHYPPHPAFLDLCDELGLWVIDECDIETHGFIYTDWRGNPADDPDWAPMMLDRMRRMVERDKNHPSVIIWSLANESHRGQNFGTLAARTRERDPSRAVFYERDRTYEFSDFYSLMYPPLEDLEAIGTRTEDVPAETADHPELEARRRALPFVLAEYAHAMGNGPGGLAEYQRVLERYPRLQGGFVWEWIDHGLLLPGATDHVYGGDFGERLHGANFCIDGLLFPDRTPSPGLTEYKKVLEPIRITGPTPLTIHNLRTFADTEDLEFVWSVEADGVDVAAGRLDVPALAPGDSVTLPRPDATATPERLLTVRAVLAKDSAWAAAGHEVAWAQFVLEEPVVPSAQMVSAPVVEDRGVVRVGGGEFDRRTGRLTRLFGQAVDGPQLDLWRAPTDNDNGQGGRNGVTQEWRAAGLDRLLHRVDGVDVVDDGLVVRSRVAPEGLGVGVRATYRWMADDNGLRLTVDVQPEGEWGGTAVTPRCGSWPRVGVRMTLPKSLDHVQWYGGGPGEAYADSREAARVGRYTRTVDELQTPYVVPQENGSRIDVRWAELTDAEGNGLRVTGAPHFQLAARRWTTEDLERARHRSDLTPRDHIYLNLDLAQNGLGSASCGPPTTPGHTLAVAAYTFGLTFGLVTG is encoded by the coding sequence GTGAGGTACTTCGAGGATCTGACGCCGAGCACCGGGGCCCGCGAGCCCCGGGCGTGGCTGCACTCGTCGCGGCCGCGGCTCAGCTTGAACGGCCGGTGGCAGTTCAAGCTCTGGGACAGCCCGCCGGATGGTATGCCAAATCCCGCACCCGATTGGGGCGAGCTGGAAGTCCCAGGGCACTGGGTGCTGCAGGGCCACGATCGCCCGCGGTATACCAACACCGCGTTCCCGTTCCCGATCGATCCGCCACGCACCCCGGACGCGAATCCGACCGGAGACCACCACCTGTGGTTCGACGTACCGGACGACTGGCCGGTCAACGGCGCCGTACTGCGGTTCGAGGGTGTCGACTCGTGCTTCAAGGTGTGGGTCAACGGAGTCGAGCTCGGTACGGCCAAGGGCAGCCGGCTGCCGAGTGAGTTCTCGCTCGGCGAGCTGCTGCGCCCCGGACGGAACTCGCTGGCGGTGCGGGTGCACCAGTGGTCATCCGGTTCGTACCTCGAGGACCAGGACATGTGGTGGCTGCCGGGGATCTTCCGCGACGTCACGCTGCTCGCGCGCCCGTTGATCGACGATGTCTTCGTGCACGCGGCGTACGACCATCTGACCGGCGCAGGGACACTGCAGGTCGACACGGTGCCGGACGCGGTGGTGGGGGTTCCGGAGCTGGGGATCGTGGCGGAGGCTGGTATACCAATCACGATTCCCGCCGTCGAACCGTGGTCGGCCGAGGTCTCGAGGCTGTACGACGCGACCGTCGGCGTACCGGGGGAGACGGTTGCCCTGCGCATCGGGTTCCGGACCGTCGAGATGGTCGACGGGTTGTTCACCGCCAACGGGCGGCCGTTGTTCTTCCGCGGCGTGAACCGGCACGAGCACGACGAGCGCCGGGGCCGGGCGATGACGGTCGAGGCGATGCGGCAGGACGTTGTACTGATGAAGCAGCACAACATCAACGCGGTACGGACCGCGCACTACCCGCCGCATCCGGCGTTCCTCGACCTGTGCGACGAGCTCGGGTTGTGGGTGATCGACGAGTGCGACATCGAGACCCACGGCTTCATCTACACGGACTGGCGCGGCAACCCGGCCGACGATCCCGACTGGGCGCCGATGATGCTCGACCGGATGCGCCGGATGGTCGAACGCGACAAGAACCATCCCAGTGTGATCATCTGGTCGCTCGCGAACGAGAGTCACCGCGGGCAGAACTTCGGCACGCTGGCGGCCCGGACCCGTGAGCGGGATCCGTCCCGCGCGGTGTTCTACGAGCGGGACCGGACGTACGAGTTCTCCGACTTCTACAGCCTGATGTACCCGCCGCTGGAGGACCTTGAGGCGATCGGCACCCGGACCGAGGACGTGCCGGCGGAGACCGCGGACCATCCCGAGCTGGAGGCGCGGCGGCGGGCGTTGCCGTTCGTCCTCGCGGAGTACGCGCATGCCATGGGCAACGGTCCTGGCGGGCTGGCGGAGTACCAGCGGGTGCTCGAGCGCTATCCCCGGCTCCAGGGCGGGTTCGTCTGGGAGTGGATCGACCACGGCCTGCTGTTACCAGGCGCAACCGATCACGTGTACGGCGGCGACTTCGGCGAACGCCTCCACGGTGCGAACTTCTGCATCGACGGCCTGCTCTTCCCCGACCGCACTCCGTCGCCCGGCCTCACCGAATACAAGAAGGTCCTGGAACCGATCCGAATCACCGGCCCGACACCCCTCACCATCCACAACCTCCGCACCTTCGCCGACACCGAAGACCTTGAGTTCGTGTGGTCTGTCGAGGCCGACGGAGTCGACGTAGCAGCGGGCCGCCTAGACGTCCCCGCCTTGGCCCCAGGAGATTCAGTTACCCTCCCACGACCTGACGCCACCGCCACGCCGGAGCGGTTGTTAACTGTGCGGGCGGTGCTAGCGAAGGACTCGGCGTGGGCTGCCGCGGGGCATGAGGTTGCTTGGGCGCAGTTTGTGTTGGAGGAGCCGGTGGTGCCGTCAGCTCAGATGGTGTCGGCACCTGTGGTGGAGGACCGAGGTGTTGTGAGGGTTGGTGGTGGTGAGTTTGATCGGCGGACCGGGCGGTTGACGAGGCTGTTCGGGCAGGCTGTGGACGGTCCGCAGCTGGACCTGTGGCGTGCACCGACCGACAACGACAACGGGCAGGGCGGCCGGAACGGTGTCACGCAGGAGTGGCGCGCTGCCGGGCTCGATCGCCTGCTGCATCGGGTGGACGGTGTCGACGTGGTGGACGACGGGCTGGTGGTGCGAAGCCGGGTTGCGCCTGAGGGGCTCGGGGTCGGCGTTCGGGCGACGTACCGCTGGATGGCTGACGACAACGGGCTGCGGTTGACGGTCGACGTACAGCCGGAGGGGGAGTGGGGTGGAACTGCGGTTACGCCGCGCTGTGGGAGCTGGCCGCGGGTCGGCGTACGGATGACGCTGCCGAAGTCCTTGGACCACGTGCAGTGGTACGGCGGTGGGCCGGGTGAGGCGTACGCCGACAGCCGCGAGGCTGCTCGCGTGGGGCGTTACACCCGTACGGTCGACGAGCTGCAGACGCCGTACGTCGTACCCCAGGAGAACGGCTCGCGCATCGACGTACGCTGGGCCGAACTGACCGATGCCGAGGGCAACGGCCTGCGCGTGACCGGTGCGCCGCACTTCCAGCTCGCCGCCCGCCGATGGACGACCGAGGACCTCGAACGCGCCCGCCACCGCTCGGACCTGACGCCGCGCGACCACATCTACCTGAACCTGGACCTCGCCCAGAACGGGCTCGGCTCAGCCTCCTGCGGCCCGCCCACGACACCCGGCCATACGCTGGCCGTCGCGGCGTATACGTTCGGTCTGACATTTGGGCTCGTAACCGGCTGA